In Glycine max cultivar Williams 82 chromosome 7, Glycine_max_v4.0, whole genome shotgun sequence, a single window of DNA contains:
- the LOC100780333 gene encoding NDR1/HIN1-like protein 12: MAEMQIQHQEDHNHNPNHILRPNPNPNPNPTQYTHYRFPGKVPHHQHQVHNMDKGAASRFKPNAPKREHCICITVFLLLLGIILLVLWLAYHPTKPRFTVASAAVYGLNATSPPLMSIAMQFNMVIRNPNRRVSISFDRLSAYVSYRNQPVTPHVMLPPLFIEKHSAVSLSPEIGGVPVPVSEDVSNGLAMDENYGVVGVKLVLFGRLRWRAGDINSAHYGLYVKCDVLMGLRKGFVGQVPLLGAPVCDVNT; this comes from the coding sequence ATGGCAGAAATGcagatacaacatcaagaagacCATAACCATAACCCTAATCACATCCTTcgccctaaccctaaccctaaccctaaccctacaCAATACACACATTACCGCTTCCCTGGCAAAGTTCCCCACCACCAACACCAAGTCCACAACATGGACAAAGGCGCAGCTTCACGCTTCAAACCCAATGCCCCCAAACGTGAACACTGCATTTGCATCACCGTTTTCCTCCTCCTACTCGGCATCATACTCCTCGTTCTCTGGCTGGCCTACCACCCTACCAAGCCGCGCTTCACGGTGGCCAGCGCCGCCGTCTACGGCCTCAACGCCACCTCGCCGCCACTCATGTCAATCGCCATGCAGTTCAACATGGTCATAAGAAACCCTAACAGGCGCGTCTCAATTTCCTTTGACAGGCTCTCCGCCTACGTGTCCTACCGCAACCAGCCCGTTACGCCGCATGTCATGCTTCCGCCGCTCTTCATAGAGAAGCACAGCGCCGTGTCGCTGTCCCCGGAGATCGGAGGCGTGCCGGTGCCGGTGTCGGAGGACGTCAGCAATGGACTGGCCATGGACGAGAATTATGGGGTGGTGGGCGTGAAACTTGTGTTGTTTGGAAGGTTGAGGTGGAGAGCTGGTGACATAAACTCTGCACATTATGGATTGTATGTCAAGTGTGATGTTTTGATGGGTTTGAGGAAAGGTTTTGTGGGTCAGGTTCCTCTTCTTGGTGCTCCAGTTTGTGATGTTAATACATGA